In one Oreochromis aureus strain Israel breed Guangdong linkage group 2, ZZ_aureus, whole genome shotgun sequence genomic region, the following are encoded:
- the LOC116324801 gene encoding uncharacterized protein LOC116324801 isoform X1: MVLFYLLLTARMGGCSNDHNFVTKTVDVGQNVTLSCIRQHTLLHQDTLFWIRLVSGNQFEFLGGTFTFDYDDVNNTSHITVKQEPGTFIMQISKTKLSDTGLYYCIKVRQLAVTFLEGTFLTIKGPEPDVIQVRSSDRIHSGDQETLQCSVLSKYEKKTCPENPSVYWFRAGSDKSHSIHVHGNSGDECERSPEAPSQRKCVYSFSRNVSSSDPGLYYCAVAICGQIIFGNESKLDIKAADMWDLQTANTALFLLCAALVTSLMVIGFLIYTIKKKSCHCCNGNRHYLFIHLFICLFFVVFFNQPTASFILDVSVVLTGSDGDQQGQQTEEDLMVYTVPTFTRRKNGKVERRNGKVTEGETVYSDVSVLARN, translated from the exons ATGGTCCTATTTTATTTACTGCTGACAGCCAGAATGGGGG GTTGCTCAAATGATCACAATTTTGTGACAAAGACTGTTGATGTTGGACAAAATGTGACACTTTCGTGTATTCGCCAGCACACACTTTTGCACCAGGACACATTATTTTGGATCAGACTTGTTTCTGGAAACCAGTTTGAATTCTTGGGAGGAACATTCACCTTTGATTATGACGATGTTAACAATACGTCTCATATTACAGTAAAACAAGAACCTGGAACCTTTATTATGCAAATCAGTAAAACTAAACTAAGTGATACTGGTTTATACTACTGCATAAAAGTCAGACAGCTTGCTGTGACCTTTTTGGAGGGAACATTTCTGACCatcaaag GACCAGAACCTGATGTCATACAAGTGCGATCTTCTGATCGTATTCATTCAGGAGACCAAGAGACTCTGCAGTGTTCAGTCCTCTCTAAGTATGAGAAGAAAACTTGTCCAGAAAATCCCAGTGTGTACTGGTTCAGAGCTGGATCAGACAAATCCCATTCCAttcatgttcatggaaacagtGGTGATGAATGTGAGAGGAGTCCTGAAGCTCCCTCACAACGTAAATGTGTCTACAGCTTCTCAAGGAATGTCAGCTCCTCTGATCCTGGGCTTTACTACTGTGCTGTGGCCATATGTGGACAGATCATCTTTGGAAATGAATCAAAACTGGATATTAAAG CAGCTGACATGTGGGATTTGCAGACGGCCAACACAGCTCTCTTTTTGTTATGTGCTGCTTTGGTTACAAGTCTGATGGTTATAGGTTTCCTCATCTATACCATTAAGAAAAAATCTTGTCATTGTTGTAACGGTAATagacattatttatttattcatttatttatttgtttgttttttgttgttttttttaatcagcctACAGCATCTTTCATCTTAGATGTCTCTGTCGTCCTAACAGGCAGTGATGGTGATCAGCAAGGTCAGCAG ACAGAAGAGGACCTCATGGTTTATACTGTACCAACTTTCACCAGAAGGAAAAATGGCAAAGTAGAGCGAAGGAATGGAAAAGTAACAGAGGGAGAAACAGTCTACAGTGATGTCAGTGTTTTAGCGAGAAATTAA
- the LOC120443060 gene encoding uncharacterized protein LOC120443060 isoform X1, with amino-acid sequence MIVLWVTLLLLHQGHFCVFSMKLDTLVPVTTVQLGETVTIPCHLPAIETIRKEVHWYKQSAGDTLKVICTMRESATPEFAPEFNNSRLKVNHDKHFTNLTILKTNQEDEGIYHCGFTEWRKNTKWTGTYLLVKGNTQRTSNYTVVKEKAVHPGDSVTLQCSVLSSSNRKTCPGGDNVFWFREANTSHPSIIYTDGNRHHECEKRSDTQQSCVYRLSKNISSSDSGTYHCAVATCGEILYGNGTKLDSRETRVWLQMAGSIIFLLCSVLAISLIVIVALIWTIKKNSDHCRADIQRKYFTDQKKQENKDTWMFSVVVFTTMKADGCTKKNAKPMKKEQIYTAAEAFLFASDLLNSMDGFNQGNHISHKSIDLTLYIANSYFHLYKRQ; translated from the exons ATGATCGTGTTATGGGTTACGCTCCTTCTTCTCCATCAAGGAC atttctgtgtgttttctatgAAATTAGATACACTTGTTCCAGTAACTACAGTCCAACTTGGGGAAACTGTAACCATCCCATGTCATCTGCCAGCGATTGAGACCATTCGTAAAGAAGTCCATTGGTACAAGCAGAGTGCCGGGGACACCCTGAAAGTAATTTGCACAATGAGGGAATCTGCAACACCTGAGTTTGCACCTGAGTTTAATAACTCCAGATTGAAGGTAAATCACGATAAACATTTTACCAACCTGACCATTTTGAAGACAAATCAAGAGGACGAGGGAATCTATCACTGTGGATTCACAGAGTGGCGTAAGAATACTAAATGGACGGGGACGTATTTGTTAGTTAAAG GAAACACCCAGAGAACGTCAAACTACACTGTTGTTAAGGAGAAAGCAGTCCATCCAGGAGACTCTGTGACTCTTCAGTGTTCAGTCCTCTCCAGCTCTAACAGAAAGACATGTCCAGGAGGTGACAATGTGTTCTGGTTCAGGGAAGCAAATACATCTCATCCTAGCATCATATACACTGATGGAAACAGACATCATGAATGTGAGAAAAGATCTGATACTCAGCAGAGCTGTGTTTATCGCTTGTCTAAGAACATCAGCTCCTCTGATTCTGGGACTTACCACTGTGCTGTGGCCACATGTGGAGAAATATTATATGGAAATGGAACAAAACTGGACAGTCGAG AAACCAGAGTGTGGTTACAGATGGCAGGCAGCATAATTTTTCTACTGTGCAGTGTCTTGGCTATAAGTCTGATTGTTATAGTTGCCCTCATTTGGACGATCAAGAAAAACAGTGATCATTGCAGAG CTGATATCCAGAGGAAATATTTTACTGATCAGAAGAAACAAGAG AATAAGGACACATGgatgttttctgttgttgtttttaccaCAATGAAAGCTGATGGATGCACAAAAAAGAATGCAAAACCTATGAAGAAGGAGCAGATCTACACAGCTGCCGAGGCGTTTCTCTTCG CTTCAGATTTATTGAACAGTATGGATGGATTCAACCAGGGGAATCATATCTCACACAAGTCTATAGATTTAACATTATACATAGCGAACAGCTATTTTCATCTGTACAAAAGACAATGA
- the LOC116324801 gene encoding uncharacterized protein LOC116324801 isoform X2 — MVLFYLLLTARMGGCSNDHNFVTKTVDVGQNVTLSCIRQHTLLHQDTLFWIRLVSGNQFEFLGGTFTFDYDDVNNTSHITVKQEPGTFIMQISKTKLSDTGLYYCIKVRQLAVTFLEGTFLTIKGPEPDVIQVRSSDRIHSGDQETLQCSVLSKYEKKTCPENPSVYWFRAGSDKSHSIHVHGNSGDECERSPEAPSQRKCVYSFSRNVSSSDPGLYYCAVAICGQIIFGNESKLDIKAADMWDLQTANTALFLLCAALVTSLMVIGFLIYTIKKKSCHCCNGSDGDQQGQQTEEDLMVYTVPTFTRRKNGKVERRNGKVTEGETVYSDVSVLARN; from the exons ATGGTCCTATTTTATTTACTGCTGACAGCCAGAATGGGGG GTTGCTCAAATGATCACAATTTTGTGACAAAGACTGTTGATGTTGGACAAAATGTGACACTTTCGTGTATTCGCCAGCACACACTTTTGCACCAGGACACATTATTTTGGATCAGACTTGTTTCTGGAAACCAGTTTGAATTCTTGGGAGGAACATTCACCTTTGATTATGACGATGTTAACAATACGTCTCATATTACAGTAAAACAAGAACCTGGAACCTTTATTATGCAAATCAGTAAAACTAAACTAAGTGATACTGGTTTATACTACTGCATAAAAGTCAGACAGCTTGCTGTGACCTTTTTGGAGGGAACATTTCTGACCatcaaag GACCAGAACCTGATGTCATACAAGTGCGATCTTCTGATCGTATTCATTCAGGAGACCAAGAGACTCTGCAGTGTTCAGTCCTCTCTAAGTATGAGAAGAAAACTTGTCCAGAAAATCCCAGTGTGTACTGGTTCAGAGCTGGATCAGACAAATCCCATTCCAttcatgttcatggaaacagtGGTGATGAATGTGAGAGGAGTCCTGAAGCTCCCTCACAACGTAAATGTGTCTACAGCTTCTCAAGGAATGTCAGCTCCTCTGATCCTGGGCTTTACTACTGTGCTGTGGCCATATGTGGACAGATCATCTTTGGAAATGAATCAAAACTGGATATTAAAG CAGCTGACATGTGGGATTTGCAGACGGCCAACACAGCTCTCTTTTTGTTATGTGCTGCTTTGGTTACAAGTCTGATGGTTATAGGTTTCCTCATCTATACCATTAAGAAAAAATCTTGTCATTGTTGTAACG GCAGTGATGGTGATCAGCAAGGTCAGCAG ACAGAAGAGGACCTCATGGTTTATACTGTACCAACTTTCACCAGAAGGAAAAATGGCAAAGTAGAGCGAAGGAATGGAAAAGTAACAGAGGGAGAAACAGTCTACAGTGATGTCAGTGTTTTAGCGAGAAATTAA
- the LOC120443060 gene encoding uncharacterized protein LOC120443060 isoform X3 has translation MIVLWVTLLLLHQGHFCVFSMKLDTLVPVTTVQLGETVTIPCHLPAIETIRKEVHWYKQSAGDTLKVICTMRESATPEFAPEFNNSRLKVNHDKHFTNLTILKTNQEDEGIYHCGFTEWRKNTKWTGTYLLVKGNTQRTSNYTVVKEKAVHPGDSVTLQCSVLSSSNRKTCPGGDNVFWFREANTSHPSIIYTDGNRHHECEKRSDTQQSCVYRLSKNISSSDSGTYHCAVATCGEILYGNGTKLDSRETRVWLQMAGSIIFLLCSVLAISLIVIVALIWTIKKNSDHCRADIQRKYFTDQKKQENKDTWMFSVVVFTTMKADGCTKKNAKPMKKEQIYTAAEAFLFG, from the exons ATGATCGTGTTATGGGTTACGCTCCTTCTTCTCCATCAAGGAC atttctgtgtgttttctatgAAATTAGATACACTTGTTCCAGTAACTACAGTCCAACTTGGGGAAACTGTAACCATCCCATGTCATCTGCCAGCGATTGAGACCATTCGTAAAGAAGTCCATTGGTACAAGCAGAGTGCCGGGGACACCCTGAAAGTAATTTGCACAATGAGGGAATCTGCAACACCTGAGTTTGCACCTGAGTTTAATAACTCCAGATTGAAGGTAAATCACGATAAACATTTTACCAACCTGACCATTTTGAAGACAAATCAAGAGGACGAGGGAATCTATCACTGTGGATTCACAGAGTGGCGTAAGAATACTAAATGGACGGGGACGTATTTGTTAGTTAAAG GAAACACCCAGAGAACGTCAAACTACACTGTTGTTAAGGAGAAAGCAGTCCATCCAGGAGACTCTGTGACTCTTCAGTGTTCAGTCCTCTCCAGCTCTAACAGAAAGACATGTCCAGGAGGTGACAATGTGTTCTGGTTCAGGGAAGCAAATACATCTCATCCTAGCATCATATACACTGATGGAAACAGACATCATGAATGTGAGAAAAGATCTGATACTCAGCAGAGCTGTGTTTATCGCTTGTCTAAGAACATCAGCTCCTCTGATTCTGGGACTTACCACTGTGCTGTGGCCACATGTGGAGAAATATTATATGGAAATGGAACAAAACTGGACAGTCGAG AAACCAGAGTGTGGTTACAGATGGCAGGCAGCATAATTTTTCTACTGTGCAGTGTCTTGGCTATAAGTCTGATTGTTATAGTTGCCCTCATTTGGACGATCAAGAAAAACAGTGATCATTGCAGAG CTGATATCCAGAGGAAATATTTTACTGATCAGAAGAAACAAGAG AATAAGGACACATGgatgttttctgttgttgtttttaccaCAATGAAAGCTGATGGATGCACAAAAAAGAATGCAAAACCTATGAAGAAGGAGCAGATCTACACAGCTGCCGAGGCGTTTCTCTTCGGTTAG
- the LOC116328924 gene encoding signal-regulatory protein beta-2-like, with translation MIRLWIALLFVNRGSAFVPVTTAQLGGPITFTCVLPKTETGRRDIHWYKQSPGDTLKIIWTLKESATPRFAPEFDKSRWKANYDKNVSNLTILRTNQEDEGIYHCGFTEWLQDTTWTGTYLLVKGNTQRISNYTVVQEKTIHLGDSVTLQCSVLSVSVNKTCPGGLEVFWFKEGSHRSHPSIIYTDGNGHHECEKRSETEKSCAYRFSKNVSSSDAGTYYCAVATCGEILYGKGTKLDIQGCSVWSQSASTVIFLLCPVLVLIVIAVLAYTIKKTNSDHCKAAVLEKNFGDLKSQQKKDTLMFSAVVFTMMKADKYKRQDAVKQQRIYMAVKAFGLD, from the exons ATGATCAGATTATGGATTGCACTGCTTTTTGTTAATCGAGGAT CTGCATTCGTTCCAGTAACTACAGCTCAGCTCGGGGGACCTATAACCTTCACATGTGTTCTACCCAAGACTGAGACTGGCCGCAGAGACATCCACTGGTATAAGCAGAGTCCTGGAGACACTCTGAAAATAATATGGACACTAAAGGAATCTGCAACACCTAGGTTTGCACCTGAATTTGATAAGTCAAGATGGAAAGCTAATTATGATAAAAATGTTAGCAACCTGACGATTTTGAGAACAAATCAAGAGGATGAGGGAATCTATCACTGTGGGTTCACAGAGTGGCTCCAAGATACTACATGGACTGGGACATATTTGTTAGTAAAAG GAAACACCCAGAGGATATCAAACTATACCGTTGTTCAGGAGAAGACCATCCATCTAGGAGACTCAGTGACTCTCCAATGTTCAGTTCTCTCCGTCTCAGTTAACAAGACATGTCCAGGGGGTCTTGAGGTATTCTGGTTCAAAGAAGGATCACATAGATCTCATCCTAGTATTATCTATACTGATGGAAACGGACATCATGAATGTGAGAAAAGATCAGAGACTGAAAAAAGCTGTGCGTATCGCTTCTCTAAGAACGTCAGCTCCTCTGATGCTGGGACTTACTACTGTGCTGTGGCCACATGTGGGGAGATATTATATGGAAAAGGAACTAAACTGGACATTCAAG GGTGCAGCGTGTGGTCACAGAGTGCCAGTACAGTTATTTTTCTGCTGTGTCCTGTCTTGGTTCTGATTGTTATTGCTGTCCTCGCTTACACAATCAAGAAAACCAACAGTGATCATTGCAAAG CTGCTGTCCTGGAGAAAAACTTTGGTGATTTGAAAAGCCAACAG AAAAAAGACACATTgatgttttctgctgttgtgtttACGATGATGAAGGCTGACAAATATAAAAGACAGGATGCAGTGAAGCAGCAGCGGATCTACATGGCTGTCAAGGCTTTTGGACTGGATTAG
- the LOC120443070 gene encoding uncharacterized protein LOC120443070, with amino-acid sequence MHLAVWCKRSMLPPTLTEISTRSLKRENTNMNVLWVTLLLLHRGYTLIPVTKVQLGEPATLLCDLPKTEFSRRVDWYKQSPGDTLQRIWTVKDSAAPAFAPEFNNSKWDVKYDKKLSNLTILRTRQEDEGMYHCGFTAWLQDTKWTATYLLVKGNTQRTSNYSVVQEKIAPPGGSVTLHCSLLSNFDDKTCSGGLSMFWFREGSNPSHPSIIYTDGNRHHECGNSSATQQSCVYEFNKSISSSDSGTYYCAVATCGKILLGKGTKLQGCSVWSQSATTVIFLLCPVLVLIVIAVLTYTIKKTNSDYCKATILEKNSGDFKRQQEKDTSVFSAVIFTMIQDKKNIKAVKRQQISMNFGPD; translated from the exons ATGCATTTGGCAGTGTGGTGTAAAAGGTCCATGTTACCCCCTACACTGACTGAAATTTCTACAAGGTCACTAAAAAGAGAGAATACCAACATGAATGTGTTGTGGGTCACACTGCTTCTTCTTCATCGAGGAT aCACACTTATTCCAGTAACTAAGGTTCAGCTCGGTGAACCTGCAACTTTACTGTGTGACCTGCCTAAGACCGAGTTCAGCCGTAGAGTCGATTGGTACAAGCAGAGTCCTGGAGACACTCTGCAAAGAATTTGGACAGTGAAGGACTCTGCAGCACCTGCCTTTGCACCTGAGTTCAACAACTCAAAATGGGATGTTAAGTATGACAAGAAATTGAGCAACCTGACCATTTTGAGGACAAGACAAGAGGACGAGGGAATGTATCACTGTGGATTCACAGCGTGGCTCCAAGATACCAAATGGACTGCGACATATTTGTTAGTAAAAG GAAACACCCAGAGAACATCAAACTATTCTGTTGTTCAAGAGAAGATAGCCCCTCCAGGAGGCTCAGTCACTCTTCATTGTTCACTCCTCTCTAATTTTGATGACAAGACATGTTCCGGAGGTCTCAGTATGTTCTGGTTTAGAGAAGGATCAAATCCATCTCATCCTAGCATCATCTACACTGACGGAAACAGACATCATGAATGTGGGAATAGCTCTGCGACTCAGCAGAGTTGTGTTTATGAATTCAATAAAAGTATTAGCTCCTCAGACAGCGGGACTTACTATTGTGCTGTGGCCACATGTGGGAAGATATTGTTAGGAAAAGGAACTAAACTTCAAG GATGCAGCGTGTGGTCACAAAGTGCCACTACAGTTATTTTTCTGCTGTGTCCCGTCTTGGTTCTAATTGTTATTGCTGTCCTCACTTACACAATCAAGAAAACCAACAGTGATTATTGCAAAG CTACTATCCTGGAGAAAAACTCTGGTGATTTCAAAAGACAACAG GAAAAGGACACATCAGTGTTTTCTGCTGTCATCTTTACTATGATACAAGATAAAAAGAACATAAAGGCCGTGAAGAGGCAGCAGATTTCCATGAATTTTGGACCGGATTAG
- the LOC120443060 gene encoding uncharacterized protein LOC120443060 isoform X2: protein MIVLWVTLLLLHQGHTLVPVTTVQLGETVTIPCHLPAIETIRKEVHWYKQSAGDTLKVICTMRESATPEFAPEFNNSRLKVNHDKHFTNLTILKTNQEDEGIYHCGFTEWRKNTKWTGTYLLVKGNTQRTSNYTVVKEKAVHPGDSVTLQCSVLSSSNRKTCPGGDNVFWFREANTSHPSIIYTDGNRHHECEKRSDTQQSCVYRLSKNISSSDSGTYHCAVATCGEILYGNGTKLDSRETRVWLQMAGSIIFLLCSVLAISLIVIVALIWTIKKNSDHCRADIQRKYFTDQKKQENKDTWMFSVVVFTTMKADGCTKKNAKPMKKEQIYTAAEAFLFASDLLNSMDGFNQGNHISHKSIDLTLYIANSYFHLYKRQ from the exons ATGATCGTGTTATGGGTTACGCTCCTTCTTCTCCATCAAGGAC ATACACTTGTTCCAGTAACTACAGTCCAACTTGGGGAAACTGTAACCATCCCATGTCATCTGCCAGCGATTGAGACCATTCGTAAAGAAGTCCATTGGTACAAGCAGAGTGCCGGGGACACCCTGAAAGTAATTTGCACAATGAGGGAATCTGCAACACCTGAGTTTGCACCTGAGTTTAATAACTCCAGATTGAAGGTAAATCACGATAAACATTTTACCAACCTGACCATTTTGAAGACAAATCAAGAGGACGAGGGAATCTATCACTGTGGATTCACAGAGTGGCGTAAGAATACTAAATGGACGGGGACGTATTTGTTAGTTAAAG GAAACACCCAGAGAACGTCAAACTACACTGTTGTTAAGGAGAAAGCAGTCCATCCAGGAGACTCTGTGACTCTTCAGTGTTCAGTCCTCTCCAGCTCTAACAGAAAGACATGTCCAGGAGGTGACAATGTGTTCTGGTTCAGGGAAGCAAATACATCTCATCCTAGCATCATATACACTGATGGAAACAGACATCATGAATGTGAGAAAAGATCTGATACTCAGCAGAGCTGTGTTTATCGCTTGTCTAAGAACATCAGCTCCTCTGATTCTGGGACTTACCACTGTGCTGTGGCCACATGTGGAGAAATATTATATGGAAATGGAACAAAACTGGACAGTCGAG AAACCAGAGTGTGGTTACAGATGGCAGGCAGCATAATTTTTCTACTGTGCAGTGTCTTGGCTATAAGTCTGATTGTTATAGTTGCCCTCATTTGGACGATCAAGAAAAACAGTGATCATTGCAGAG CTGATATCCAGAGGAAATATTTTACTGATCAGAAGAAACAAGAG AATAAGGACACATGgatgttttctgttgttgtttttaccaCAATGAAAGCTGATGGATGCACAAAAAAGAATGCAAAACCTATGAAGAAGGAGCAGATCTACACAGCTGCCGAGGCGTTTCTCTTCG CTTCAGATTTATTGAACAGTATGGATGGATTCAACCAGGGGAATCATATCTCACACAAGTCTATAGATTTAACATTATACATAGCGAACAGCTATTTTCATCTGTACAAAAGACAATGA
- the LOC120443060 gene encoding uncharacterized protein LOC120443060 isoform X4, with protein MIVLWVTLLLLHQGHFCVFSMKLDTLVPVTTVQLGETVTIPCHLPAIETIRKEVHWYKQSAGDTLKVICTMRESATPEFAPEFNNSRLKVNHDKHFTNLTILKTNQEDEGIYHCGFTEWRKNTKWTGTYLLVKGNTQRTSNYTVVKEKAVHPGDSVTLQCSVLSSSNRKTCPGETRVWLQMAGSIIFLLCSVLAISLIVIVALIWTIKKNSDHCRADIQRKYFTDQKKQENKDTWMFSVVVFTTMKADGCTKKNAKPMKKEQIYTAAEAFLFASDLLNSMDGFNQGNHISHKSIDLTLYIANSYFHLYKRQ; from the exons ATGATCGTGTTATGGGTTACGCTCCTTCTTCTCCATCAAGGAC atttctgtgtgttttctatgAAATTAGATACACTTGTTCCAGTAACTACAGTCCAACTTGGGGAAACTGTAACCATCCCATGTCATCTGCCAGCGATTGAGACCATTCGTAAAGAAGTCCATTGGTACAAGCAGAGTGCCGGGGACACCCTGAAAGTAATTTGCACAATGAGGGAATCTGCAACACCTGAGTTTGCACCTGAGTTTAATAACTCCAGATTGAAGGTAAATCACGATAAACATTTTACCAACCTGACCATTTTGAAGACAAATCAAGAGGACGAGGGAATCTATCACTGTGGATTCACAGAGTGGCGTAAGAATACTAAATGGACGGGGACGTATTTGTTAGTTAAAG GAAACACCCAGAGAACGTCAAACTACACTGTTGTTAAGGAGAAAGCAGTCCATCCAGGAGACTCTGTGACTCTTCAGTGTTCAGTCCTCTCCAGCTCTAACAGAAAGACATGTCCAGGAG AAACCAGAGTGTGGTTACAGATGGCAGGCAGCATAATTTTTCTACTGTGCAGTGTCTTGGCTATAAGTCTGATTGTTATAGTTGCCCTCATTTGGACGATCAAGAAAAACAGTGATCATTGCAGAG CTGATATCCAGAGGAAATATTTTACTGATCAGAAGAAACAAGAG AATAAGGACACATGgatgttttctgttgttgtttttaccaCAATGAAAGCTGATGGATGCACAAAAAAGAATGCAAAACCTATGAAGAAGGAGCAGATCTACACAGCTGCCGAGGCGTTTCTCTTCG CTTCAGATTTATTGAACAGTATGGATGGATTCAACCAGGGGAATCATATCTCACACAAGTCTATAGATTTAACATTATACATAGCGAACAGCTATTTTCATCTGTACAAAAGACAATGA
- the LOC120432964 gene encoding uncharacterized protein LOC120432964 — protein sequence MIMVWITLSFLHRGYSLVPVKTVQLGEAATLTCALPIKEFGSTTVHWYKQSPGDGLKLIVTLSKSAPPEYSPEFSRKRFNVENANNFCNLTVLKTVQEDEGIYHCGIAEWMYPIQWSETYLSVKGNTQMRSNYTVVQWPTVLDPLQPGESMTLQCSIISVFGKATCPEDLSVFWFRAGSNKSHPNVIYTDGNTHDKCEKRSETQKRCVYRFSKNVSSSDAGTYYCAVDTCGEILFGNGTKVNIHGDCTWSQGARTVILLLCAVLTICLIVIAVLICMSKKNSRDNCEGAVAQKRFSAQKNQQNKDMWLFSAAVFTMMKVNKGALKYAKAVKMQKINMTCKALGLDH from the exons ATGATCATGGTATGGATTACACTGAGTTTTCTTCATCGAGGGT attCTCTGGTCCCAGTGAAAACTGTTCAGCTTGGTGAAGCAGCAACATTAACATGTGCTTTACCCATTAAAGAATTCGGCAGTACAACAGTACACTGGTACAAGCAGAGTCCTGGAGATGGTCTTAAATTAATTGTGACATTGTCAAAATCAGCACCACCTGAATATAGTCCTGAATTTTCTAGAAAGAGATTTAATGTGGAAAATGCTAATAATTTTTGCAACCTGACCGTTCTGAAGACAGTCCAAGAGGATGAGGGAATCTATCACTGTGGAATAGCTGAGTGGATGTATCCCATTCAGTGGAGTGAGACGTATTTGTCAGTAAAAG gaaacacacagatgaGATCAAACTATACTGTTGTTCAGTGGCCTACAGTATTAGACCCACTCCAACCAGGAGAATCAATGACTCTACAATGTTCAATCATCTCTGTCTTTGGCAAAGCAACATGTCCAGAAGATCTTAGTGTCTTTTGGTTCAGAGCCGGATCAAATAAATCTCATCCAAACGTCATCTATACTGATGGAAATACACATGATAAATGCGAGAAACGATCTGAGACTCAGAAGAGATGTGTTTATCGCTTCTCTAAGAATGTCAGCTCCTCTGATGCTGGGACTTACTACTGTGCTGTGGACACATGTGGGGAGAtattatttggaaatggaacTAAAGTGAATATTCACG GAGACTGTACGTGGTCACAGGGTGCCAGAACAGTTATTCTTCTGCTGTGTGCTGTCTTGACTATATGTCTGATTGTTATAGCTGTCCTGATTTGCAtgtcaaagaaaaacagcagggaTAATTGTGAAG GTGCTGTTGCACAGAAAAGATTCAGCGCTCAGAAAAATCAACAG AATAAAGACATGTGGCTGTTTTCTGCTGCAGTCTTTACCATGATGAAAGTTAACAAAGGTGCActaaaatatgcaaaagcagTGAAGATGCAGAAGATCAACATGACTTGCAAGGCTTTAGGGCTGGATCACTGA